In a single window of the Streptacidiphilus sp. P02-A3a genome:
- a CDS encoding molybdopterin-dependent oxidoreductase encodes MDKDGGLAGKPVGRRVVIGVSALGALGVAFGARIESALNGVLGAISAHDPTGITSLLPGGGGFQFYNVASFLPYRSDQDYRLTIDGLVDHPTTYTLAELAALPQTTLVRDVQCVTGWRVPNTEFGGVLLSELLDRAGVKPEGKALRFTCFDDVYSESLTLAEARRPDVMVAHQMDKVPVTRDHGGPVRLYVAPMYFYKSAKWLSGITVTDRVMPGYWEQNGYDVEAWVGRSNGRTDAPIDGE; translated from the coding sequence ATGGACAAGGACGGCGGACTCGCCGGCAAGCCGGTCGGTCGACGCGTGGTGATCGGCGTGAGCGCGCTGGGCGCGCTCGGGGTGGCCTTCGGCGCGCGGATCGAGAGCGCCCTGAACGGCGTGCTCGGCGCCATCAGCGCGCACGACCCGACCGGCATCACCTCGCTGCTCCCGGGCGGGGGCGGCTTCCAGTTCTACAACGTCGCCTCCTTCCTCCCGTACCGCAGCGACCAGGACTACCGGCTCACCATCGACGGGCTGGTCGACCACCCGACCACGTACACCCTGGCCGAGCTGGCGGCGCTGCCGCAGACCACGCTGGTCCGCGACGTGCAGTGCGTGACCGGCTGGCGGGTGCCGAACACCGAGTTCGGCGGGGTGCTGCTGTCGGAGCTGCTGGACCGGGCCGGGGTGAAGCCGGAGGGCAAGGCGCTGCGCTTCACCTGCTTCGACGACGTCTACAGTGAGAGCCTGACCCTGGCCGAGGCCCGGCGTCCGGACGTGATGGTGGCGCACCAGATGGACAAGGTGCCGGTCACCCGGGACCACGGCGGCCCGGTGCGGCTGTACGTGGCGCCGATGTACTTCTACAAGTCCGCCAAGTGGCTCTCCGGGATCACCGTCACCGACCGGGTGATGCCGGGCTACTGGGAGCAGAACGGCTACGACGTCGAGGCCTGGGTCGGCCGCTCCAACGGGCGCACCGACGCCCCGATCGATGGTGAATGA
- a CDS encoding cytochrome b/b6 domain-containing protein: MAHTHPVDELRRFTAAERWVHRATSTLMTLAILSALFLYVPGFAELVGRRLLLVTVHEWSGILLPLPLAVGLFFKGVRADMRALDRFGPQDKGWVWRAMRHGTGMAGPAGKFNAGQKLYSALIAGLVVVMVGTGLMMWFTALSPLNLRTGASYVHDWLALAIGLLVLGHIRMAMKDPEARHGMRTGWVTRSWARREHRLWEEQERPEEQD, translated from the coding sequence ATGGCGCACACACACCCGGTGGACGAGCTGCGCCGGTTCACCGCCGCCGAGCGCTGGGTGCACCGCGCCACCTCGACGCTGATGACGCTGGCGATCCTGAGCGCGCTCTTCCTCTACGTGCCCGGCTTCGCCGAGCTGGTCGGCCGCCGACTGCTGCTGGTGACGGTGCACGAGTGGTCCGGGATCCTGCTGCCGCTGCCGCTCGCGGTCGGGCTGTTCTTCAAGGGCGTCCGGGCCGACATGCGCGCCCTGGACCGCTTCGGTCCGCAGGACAAGGGGTGGGTCTGGCGGGCGATGCGGCACGGCACCGGCATGGCCGGACCGGCGGGCAAGTTCAACGCCGGGCAGAAGCTGTACTCGGCGCTGATCGCCGGACTGGTGGTGGTGATGGTCGGCACCGGGCTGATGATGTGGTTCACCGCGCTGTCCCCGCTGAACCTGCGCACCGGCGCCAGCTACGTCCACGACTGGCTGGCGCTGGCGATCGGCCTGCTGGTGCTCGGGCACATCCGGATGGCGATGAAGGACCCGGAGGCCCGGCACGGCATGCGCACCGGCTGGGTGACCCGCTCCTGGGCCCGCCGCGAGCACCGGCTCTGGGAGGAGCAGGAGCGGCCGGAGGAGCAGGACTGA
- a CDS encoding TetR/AcrR family transcriptional regulator, which produces MAEQGTTADTATAGATSRRRVTLTREAILEAAMHLCSPEGGGVLTFSRLGKELGADPTAVYRHFRDKDDLVLALTEQLIDEAVLLTADSGLSPDQWREWLTLTARAVRAVHLARPALAVLGANRTTASPAETRSVEEIIAVLHRAGLPPVEAAECYRMLLDLTLAFVQSTAAFLILGPAVQAKDDAAWSVKYGLLPADRFPMLHQGSARLTELFRNDGEVFELVLETFLDGVGLKIERARQRS; this is translated from the coding sequence GTGGCGGAGCAGGGCACGACGGCGGACACGGCAACGGCCGGAGCGACGTCAAGACGGCGGGTGACGCTCACCCGCGAGGCGATCCTGGAAGCCGCCATGCACCTCTGCTCGCCTGAGGGGGGCGGGGTGCTGACGTTCAGTCGGCTGGGCAAGGAGCTGGGCGCCGACCCGACCGCCGTCTACCGGCACTTCCGCGACAAGGACGACCTGGTCCTGGCGCTGACCGAGCAGCTGATCGACGAGGCGGTGCTGCTGACCGCGGACTCCGGGCTCAGCCCCGACCAGTGGCGGGAATGGCTGACGCTGACCGCCCGCGCCGTCCGCGCGGTGCATCTGGCCCGGCCCGCGCTGGCGGTGCTCGGGGCGAACCGCACCACCGCCAGTCCGGCCGAGACCCGCAGCGTGGAGGAGATCATCGCGGTGCTGCACCGGGCCGGGCTGCCGCCGGTCGAGGCGGCCGAGTGCTACCGGATGCTGCTCGACCTGACCCTGGCGTTCGTGCAGTCCACGGCCGCGTTCCTGATCCTGGGACCGGCGGTGCAGGCGAAGGACGACGCGGCCTGGTCGGTCAAGTACGGGCTGCTCCCGGCCGACCGGTTCCCGATGCTGCACCAGGGCTCGGCCCGGCTGACCGAGCTGTTCCGCAACGACGGGGAGGTCTTCGAGCTGGTGCTGGAGACCTTCCTGGACGGGGTCGGGCTGAAGATCGAGCGGGCCCGGCAGCGGAGCTGA
- a CDS encoding amidohydrolase, whose amino-acid sequence MPRDHHFADLVFTGGPVYTVDPARSWATAVAVRAGRIVVVGDDHDVSHLVGADTEVVDLAGRLLLPGFQDAHVHPVLGGTTMLGCDLHQLEDARAYADAVADHAAAHPDRAWITGGGWSMEAFPGGTPHRDLLDSVVPDRPVALPNRDGHGLWANSRALEIAGITRDTPDPADGRIERDADCSPTGMLQEGAADLVLRHIPATTDAEYLQGLLEGQRYLHGFGITGWQDAGVGSAFGPGDVYGAYLAAAADGSLTARVRAAQWWDREGGLEQLPEFTARRAEAAAVREGAGRFRAGTVKMMLDGVAENHTAAMLEPYLDGCGCSSGASGLDFIDPEKLGGYVSELDAEGFQVHFHALGDRAVRSALDAVEEARRRNGPRGNRHHLAHLQVIHPEDIPRFRALGATANIQPLWACHEPQMDELTIPFLGDRRSRWQYPFGSLARSGAMLAAGSDWSVSTPDVLLGVHTAVNRRGPGEEDARVLGPEERIDLGTALAAYTAGSARVNHLDDVTGSVQPGKYADLVLLDRDPFAGPAAAIGDARVLRTYVEGDLVHAAQ is encoded by the coding sequence GTGCCCCGCGATCACCACTTCGCCGACCTGGTCTTCACCGGCGGCCCCGTCTACACCGTCGACCCGGCCCGCTCCTGGGCGACCGCCGTCGCCGTCCGCGCCGGGCGGATCGTCGTCGTCGGCGACGACCACGACGTCAGCCACCTGGTCGGCGCGGACACCGAAGTGGTCGACCTCGCCGGACGGCTGCTGCTCCCCGGCTTCCAGGACGCCCACGTCCACCCGGTGCTCGGCGGCACCACCATGCTCGGCTGCGACCTGCACCAGCTGGAGGACGCCCGGGCCTACGCCGACGCCGTCGCCGACCACGCCGCCGCCCACCCCGACCGCGCCTGGATCACCGGCGGCGGCTGGAGCATGGAGGCCTTCCCCGGCGGCACCCCGCACCGCGACCTGCTCGACTCGGTGGTCCCGGACCGCCCGGTCGCGCTGCCCAACCGGGACGGCCACGGCCTGTGGGCCAACAGCCGGGCACTGGAGATCGCCGGGATCACCCGGGACACCCCCGACCCGGCCGACGGCCGGATCGAGCGCGACGCCGACTGCAGCCCCACCGGGATGCTCCAGGAGGGCGCGGCCGACCTGGTGCTGCGGCACATACCGGCCACCACCGACGCCGAGTACCTCCAGGGCCTGCTGGAGGGCCAGCGCTACCTGCACGGCTTCGGCATCACCGGCTGGCAGGACGCCGGGGTCGGCTCCGCCTTCGGCCCCGGCGACGTCTACGGGGCCTACCTGGCCGCCGCCGCCGACGGCAGCCTCACCGCCCGGGTCCGCGCCGCCCAGTGGTGGGACCGCGAGGGCGGCCTGGAGCAGCTGCCCGAGTTCACCGCCCGCCGGGCCGAGGCGGCGGCGGTCCGCGAGGGCGCCGGGCGGTTCCGCGCCGGGACCGTGAAGATGATGCTCGACGGCGTCGCCGAGAACCACACCGCCGCCATGCTGGAGCCCTACCTGGACGGCTGCGGCTGCTCCAGCGGCGCCTCCGGACTGGACTTCATCGACCCGGAGAAGCTCGGCGGCTACGTCAGCGAACTCGACGCCGAGGGCTTCCAGGTGCACTTCCACGCCCTCGGCGACCGGGCGGTGCGCAGCGCGCTGGACGCGGTCGAGGAGGCCCGGCGCCGCAACGGCCCGCGCGGCAACCGGCACCACCTGGCCCACCTGCAGGTGATCCACCCGGAGGACATCCCGCGCTTCCGCGCCCTCGGCGCCACCGCCAACATCCAGCCGCTGTGGGCCTGCCACGAGCCGCAGATGGACGAGCTGACCATCCCGTTCCTGGGCGACCGGCGCAGCCGCTGGCAGTACCCCTTCGGCTCGCTGGCCCGCTCCGGCGCGATGCTCGCGGCCGGCAGCGACTGGTCGGTGAGCACCCCGGACGTGCTGCTCGGCGTGCACACCGCCGTCAACCGGCGCGGTCCCGGCGAGGAGGACGCGCGGGTGCTCGGCCCCGAGGAGCGGATCGACCTCGGCACCGCCCTGGCCGCCTACACCGCGGGCAGCGCCCGGGTGAACCACCTGGACGACGTCACCGGTTCGGTGCAGCCCGGCAAGTACGCCGACCTGGTGCTGCTCGACCGGGACCCGTTCGCGGGCCCGGCCGCCGCCATCGGCGACGCCCGGGTGCTGCGCACCTACGTCGAGGGCGACCTGGTCCACGCCGCCCAGTGA
- a CDS encoding ABC transporter substrate-binding protein translates to MRRTILRAALPIAALTLLTSACGGGSTVKAAARSNFSSTQVTTTAAKGPLAALTWYGDYRAPYSEDPLKTADYPEETILGNVCESVLRTGADYSLNPGIARSWSQPDSEHMVLDLDPRARFSDGHPVTPADVVYSLARNQDPAEASNYADSYNDVTSIKATGAEQVTLTFSKPDYLFVRNLGILAGAVVEKAFAVKAGTNFGNAQTGVVCSGPYTVASFDGTNSMVLKRDPDYWDPSRAARSQTLTFRFLSDPGAIANALTSGSLDGAFDLPPSTVTTLGRATDGKLYVGAAGSTTQNIDLIVSRFTGTLGDVRVRQALSMAIDRAGIAKTLFYGTADPLYTVAGPGFWQSGPAAAVYSAAYRKLAKAPDVAAATELVRQAGAAGKQFSIGYAADSPSQAQLAEVLQQTGDSIGLKVKIVGLPDQQYGNLFIDPRARAAYDSFLTINYLEFPEAADMYMSYATKAGIQNFNGYSDPTVEADLLKAQATQDATRRAQYVVAAQSVVSQALPWIPIVAPRALLFQNKAVTGAPLTFSYMDDAWAAAVGAP, encoded by the coding sequence ATGCGGAGAACCATCCTGCGCGCCGCGCTCCCGATCGCGGCCCTCACCCTGCTCACCAGCGCGTGCGGCGGCGGCAGCACCGTCAAGGCCGCCGCCAGGAGCAACTTCAGCAGCACCCAGGTCACCACCACCGCCGCCAAGGGCCCGCTGGCCGCCCTCACCTGGTACGGCGACTACCGCGCGCCGTACTCCGAGGACCCGCTGAAGACCGCCGACTACCCGGAGGAGACCATCCTCGGCAACGTCTGCGAGTCGGTGCTGCGCACCGGCGCCGACTACAGCCTGAACCCGGGCATCGCCAGGAGCTGGTCCCAGCCCGACAGTGAGCACATGGTGCTCGACCTCGACCCGCGCGCCAGGTTCAGCGACGGCCACCCGGTCACCCCCGCCGACGTCGTCTACAGCCTGGCCAGGAACCAGGACCCGGCCGAGGCCAGCAACTACGCCGACTCCTACAACGACGTGACCTCGATCAAGGCCACCGGTGCGGAGCAGGTCACGCTCACCTTCAGCAAGCCGGACTACCTGTTCGTGCGCAACCTCGGCATCCTGGCCGGGGCGGTGGTGGAGAAGGCGTTCGCGGTGAAGGCGGGCACGAACTTCGGCAACGCCCAGACCGGCGTGGTCTGCTCCGGCCCGTACACCGTCGCCTCCTTCGACGGCACCAACTCCATGGTGCTCAAGCGCGACCCGGACTACTGGGACCCGAGCCGGGCCGCCCGGTCGCAGACCCTCACCTTCCGCTTCCTGTCCGACCCCGGCGCCATCGCCAACGCGCTCACCTCCGGCAGCCTGGACGGCGCCTTCGACCTGCCGCCGTCCACCGTCACCACGCTCGGCCGGGCCACCGACGGCAAGCTCTACGTCGGCGCGGCCGGTTCCACCACCCAGAACATCGACCTGATCGTCTCCCGGTTCACCGGCACCCTCGGCGACGTCCGGGTGCGCCAGGCGCTGTCCATGGCGATCGACCGGGCCGGGATCGCGAAGACCCTGTTCTACGGCACCGCCGACCCGCTGTACACCGTCGCCGGTCCCGGCTTCTGGCAGAGCGGCCCGGCCGCGGCCGTCTACTCCGCCGCCTACCGGAAGCTGGCCAAGGCCCCCGACGTGGCCGCCGCCACCGAGCTGGTGCGACAGGCCGGGGCAGCCGGAAAGCAGTTCAGCATCGGCTACGCCGCCGACAGCCCGAGCCAGGCCCAGCTCGCCGAGGTGCTCCAGCAGACCGGCGACTCCATCGGCCTCAAGGTGAAGATCGTCGGGCTGCCGGACCAGCAGTACGGCAACCTCTTCATCGACCCCAGGGCCCGCGCCGCCTACGACTCCTTCCTCACCATCAACTACCTGGAGTTCCCGGAAGCGGCGGACATGTACATGAGTTACGCGACCAAGGCCGGGATCCAGAACTTCAACGGCTACAGCGACCCGACCGTCGAGGCCGACCTGCTCAAGGCCCAGGCCACCCAGGACGCCACCCGGCGCGCCCAGTACGTCGTCGCCGCCCAGTCGGTCGTCTCCCAGGCCCTGCCCTGGATCCCGATCGTCGCCCCGCGCGCGCTGCTGTTCCAGAACAAGGCCGTCACCGGCGCCCCGCTCACCTTCTCCTACATGGACGACGCCTGGGCCGCGGCCGTGGGTGCCCCCTGA
- a CDS encoding ABC transporter permease: MGRLVLSRLGGLATTLLLASMVIFGSLYLAPGSPEDVLFGSRTPSAATRAAVRHQLHLDQPLPVRYWDWLTGVLHGDLGRSMVTGQTVAGRVGHGLGVTLTLVLVSMVLVVLFGVGLGTVAALRPGPVDSAANTLTSVSVTVPPFVASTLLISAFAVHLGWFPASGIGTGALGELRGLILPACALAVINCGFLARITRNALREQLAKEHVQTALVRGLPRWAVLRDHVFRNAVPPIVTAVALLTSGMFASTLVVETAFAVPGIGMLTISSVAQKDFPVVQAVSLLLVAAFVICNAVSDLVQALVDPRLRTVGRTT, translated from the coding sequence ATGGGCCGGCTCGTGCTGTCCCGCCTCGGCGGACTGGCCACCACGCTGCTGCTGGCCAGCATGGTGATCTTCGGCAGCCTCTACCTCGCCCCCGGCAGCCCCGAGGACGTCCTCTTCGGCAGCCGCACCCCGTCCGCCGCCACCCGCGCCGCCGTCCGGCACCAACTGCACCTGGACCAGCCGCTGCCGGTCCGCTACTGGGACTGGCTCACCGGCGTGCTCCACGGCGACCTCGGCCGCTCCATGGTCACCGGCCAGACGGTCGCCGGCCGGGTCGGCCACGGCCTCGGGGTGACGTTGACGCTGGTCCTCGTCAGCATGGTGCTGGTGGTGCTCTTCGGCGTCGGCCTGGGCACCGTCGCCGCGCTGCGCCCGGGACCGGTCGACTCCGCCGCCAACACCCTCACCTCGGTCTCGGTGACCGTCCCGCCGTTCGTCGCCTCCACCCTGCTGATCTCGGCCTTCGCCGTGCACCTCGGCTGGTTCCCGGCGTCCGGCATCGGCACCGGGGCCCTCGGGGAGCTGCGCGGGCTGATCCTGCCCGCCTGCGCCCTGGCCGTCATCAACTGCGGCTTCCTGGCCCGGATCACCCGCAACGCGCTGCGCGAGCAGCTGGCCAAGGAGCACGTGCAGACCGCCCTGGTCCGCGGCCTGCCGCGGTGGGCGGTGCTGCGCGACCACGTGTTCCGCAACGCCGTCCCACCGATCGTCACCGCGGTCGCGCTGCTCACCTCCGGGATGTTCGCCTCCACGCTGGTCGTCGAGACCGCCTTCGCCGTCCCCGGCATCGGCATGCTCACCATCAGCTCGGTGGCGCAGAAGGACTTCCCGGTGGTCCAGGCCGTCTCGCTGCTGCTGGTCGCCGCCTTCGTCATCTGCAACGCCGTCAGCGACCTGGTCCAGGCCCTGGTCGACCCCCGGCTGCGCACCGTGGGGAGGACCACATGA
- a CDS encoding ABC transporter permease yields the protein MTTALDLEQAPAATPARRAPLAGITRIRAALGPSGTAASLFLLVVLVVAVAAPLLAPYDPNLQSLLDAYAGPSGAHPLGADSLGRDILSRLMFGARTSLLGPALVVSVALLVGIPLALAAAWFGGLVNAVVARIFDLVYALPGLLLAVLAVALFGPGLVPAVAALSVAYIPFLARIVLAAARQQRVSPYVDALAVQGFGAVRICVRHILRNIAPVVIGQAAIAFGYALLDLASLSYLGLAVQAPTADWGVMVSDSNALMGGYWLPILAPGLLIVLSVLSLTVLGARISGERPQPYLRRRSSGHSSGHSRANSTSRTSTGAAA from the coding sequence ATGACCACCGCCCTCGACCTGGAGCAGGCACCCGCCGCCACCCCCGCGCGGCGGGCGCCGCTGGCCGGGATCACCCGGATCCGGGCCGCGCTCGGCCCCTCCGGCACCGCCGCCTCACTGTTCCTGCTGGTCGTACTGGTGGTGGCGGTCGCCGCGCCGCTGCTCGCCCCGTACGACCCGAACCTCCAGTCCCTGCTGGACGCCTACGCCGGACCCTCCGGCGCGCACCCGCTGGGCGCCGACAGCCTCGGCCGGGACATCCTGTCCCGGCTCATGTTCGGCGCCCGGACCAGCCTGCTCGGACCGGCGCTGGTGGTGTCCGTGGCACTGCTCGTCGGCATCCCGCTGGCCCTGGCCGCCGCCTGGTTCGGCGGCCTCGTCAACGCCGTGGTGGCCAGGATCTTCGACCTGGTCTACGCGCTGCCCGGGCTGCTGCTGGCGGTACTCGCGGTGGCCCTGTTCGGCCCCGGACTGGTCCCGGCCGTGGCCGCGCTCTCCGTGGCCTACATCCCGTTCCTGGCCCGGATCGTGCTGGCCGCCGCCCGGCAGCAGCGGGTCAGCCCGTACGTGGACGCGCTCGCGGTGCAGGGCTTCGGCGCGGTGCGGATCTGCGTCCGGCACATCCTGCGCAACATCGCGCCGGTGGTGATCGGGCAGGCCGCCATCGCCTTCGGCTACGCCCTGCTCGACCTCGCCTCGCTCTCCTACCTGGGCCTGGCGGTCCAGGCGCCGACCGCCGACTGGGGGGTCATGGTCAGCGACAGCAACGCGCTGATGGGCGGCTACTGGCTGCCGATCCTGGCCCCCGGGCTGCTGATCGTGCTCTCGGTGCTGTCGCTGACCGTCCTCGGCGCGCGGATCAGCGGTGAGCGCCCGCAGCCCTACCTGCGCCGCCGCAGCAGCGGTCACAGCAGCGGTCACAGCCGCGCGAACAGCACCAGCCGCACCAGCACCGGAGCCGCCGCATGA
- a CDS encoding ABC transporter ATP-binding protein, producing MTPQPVPPEPRPPLLEISGLTVHLAADPGGADRRPVLDGIDLTLAPGEALGLVGESGSGKSMTVRAVTRLLPPGAEADGAIRFDGADVGAMTPAELRGYRDRGVGMVFQDPRAHINPTRRIGAFLTEALIRNRGTGRRAALARAAAVLAEVGIDDPVRRLRQYPHELSGGMLQRVMIASVLLAEPRLILADEPTTALDVTIQAEVVGILDRLRRERGLGMVFITHDLDLALAVCGRVAVMYAGRIVEIRAAEALHQRAAHPYTLGLLGSRPSIDERAERLRAVPGRPVSAFEAGPGCAFADRCAEVRPVCRADRPRLEPFRGGLVRCHRVAEISRQEATV from the coding sequence ATGACGCCCCAGCCAGTCCCCCCGGAGCCGCGGCCGCCGCTGCTGGAGATCAGCGGGCTGACCGTGCACCTCGCGGCCGACCCCGGCGGCGCGGACCGCAGGCCGGTGCTGGACGGCATCGACCTGACCCTCGCCCCGGGCGAGGCCCTGGGCCTGGTCGGCGAGTCCGGCTCCGGCAAGTCGATGACCGTCCGCGCGGTCACCCGGCTGCTGCCGCCCGGCGCCGAGGCCGACGGCGCGATCCGCTTCGACGGCGCCGACGTCGGCGCGATGACCCCCGCCGAGCTGCGCGGCTACCGCGACCGCGGCGTCGGCATGGTCTTCCAGGACCCCCGCGCCCACATCAACCCCACCCGCCGGATCGGCGCCTTCCTCACCGAGGCGCTGATCCGCAACCGGGGCACCGGCCGCAGGGCCGCCCTGGCCCGGGCCGCCGCCGTGCTCGCCGAGGTCGGCATCGACGACCCGGTCCGCCGCCTGCGGCAGTACCCGCACGAGCTCTCCGGCGGCATGCTGCAACGCGTCATGATCGCCTCGGTGCTGCTCGCCGAACCCCGGCTGATCCTCGCCGACGAACCCACCACCGCCCTGGACGTCACCATCCAGGCCGAGGTGGTCGGCATCCTGGACCGGCTGCGCCGCGAACGCGGCCTCGGCATGGTCTTCATCACCCACGACCTGGACCTGGCACTCGCGGTCTGCGGCCGGGTCGCGGTGATGTACGCCGGGCGGATCGTCGAGATCCGCGCGGCCGAGGCGCTGCACCAGCGCGCCGCCCACCCCTACACCCTGGGCCTGCTCGGCTCGCGCCCCTCCATCGACGAGCGCGCCGAACGGCTGCGGGCCGTCCCCGGACGCCCGGTGTCGGCCTTCGAGGCCGGTCCCGGCTGCGCCTTCGCAGACCGCTGCGCCGAGGTCCGGCCGGTGTGCCGCGCGGACCGGCCGCGGCTGGAGCCCTTCCGCGGCGGACTGGTGCGCTGCCACCGGGTCGCCGAGATCAGTCGGCAGGAGGCCACCGTATGA
- a CDS encoding ABC transporter ATP-binding protein has protein sequence MTASEHGDAVRVSGLSKVFRVPDGRGGRTAHPAVDDVGFTVAAGGSLGIVGESGSGKTTIARMLVGLERASGGSMAVLGRDRSAPARGAAERDRRARELQIVFQDPYTSLDPSQSARAAVDEVLRHHTALTSEQRRQRLGELVDQVGLTERQANARPRELSGGQRQRVAIARALAAEPKVLILDEAVSALDVSIQAQILNLLADIRDRTGIAYLLISHDLAVVRQLCDTVLVLRRGRVVEQGDCASVLDAPAQEYTRALRAAVPVPGWRVGAP, from the coding sequence ATGACGGCGAGCGAGCACGGCGACGCGGTGCGGGTGTCCGGGCTGAGCAAGGTGTTCCGGGTGCCCGACGGCCGGGGCGGCCGGACCGCCCACCCGGCGGTGGACGACGTCGGCTTCACCGTCGCGGCCGGCGGCTCGCTGGGCATCGTCGGCGAGTCCGGCTCCGGCAAGACCACCATCGCCCGGATGCTGGTCGGCCTGGAACGCGCCAGCGGCGGCAGCATGGCGGTGCTCGGCCGGGACCGGTCCGCCCCGGCCCGGGGCGCGGCCGAACGCGACCGCCGGGCCCGGGAACTGCAGATCGTCTTCCAGGACCCGTACACCTCGCTCGACCCCAGCCAGAGCGCCCGCGCGGCGGTCGACGAGGTACTGCGGCACCACACCGCCCTGACCTCCGAGCAACGACGGCAGCGGCTGGGCGAGTTGGTCGACCAGGTGGGACTGACGGAACGCCAGGCCAACGCGCGTCCGCGCGAGCTCTCCGGCGGCCAGCGGCAGCGGGTGGCCATCGCCCGGGCGCTGGCAGCCGAACCGAAGGTGCTGATCCTGGACGAGGCGGTCTCCGCGCTGGACGTCTCGATCCAGGCGCAGATCCTCAACCTGCTCGCCGACATCCGCGACCGGACCGGCATCGCCTACCTGCTGATCTCCCACGACCTGGCGGTGGTACGGCAGTTGTGCGACACGGTGCTGGTGCTGCGGCGCGGCCGGGTGGTCGAGCAGGGCGACTGCGCGAGCGTGCTGGACGCGCCCGCGCAGGAGTACACCCGCGCCCTGCGCGCGGCGGTCCCGGTCCCCGGCTGGCGGGTGGGCGCGCCCTGA
- a CDS encoding cellulase family glycosylhydrolase translates to MRIRRTAAALALAGAVALTAAAPPASAAAPGRGADFPTGAVTTAAGPTLFTDAAGRTLRLRGFNVDKYDETTEADIRSIAARGFDLIRLDITWARLEPLPGRYDAAETAKLQRLMDWADAAGLLVLVDFHQDVYGPAFGGGQDGIPAWATRDDGLPFTPDPADWFAEYFEPSVQAAFTHLYDDPDLRREQAEFYTHIALALRGHRSLLGFDLFNEPSGPFDGDPTDPSVQVAAAAALESGRLALMYQRLIAAVRAVDSRSWLFVEPTVLVGEGVPTRLPGFTDPRRGAARLGYAPHFYDTAVEDGADWDPSDGFIQAYTAAITGYPRAHRMPVLVGEWGPPNADTPGNTELVRAQVDAMAGFAAGWTMWYWGEGTGGYTPLGPDGQPHPGDAPVFGPYASAVAGLPVAESFDPADGDYRLSYTVGRGGSTRIVLSGSAYPHGARVSVSGARGAPPLVLQPRGATAGVALVTVPGARAGTRVTVTVVPA, encoded by the coding sequence TTGCGCATCCGCCGTACCGCCGCCGCGCTCGCCCTGGCCGGGGCGGTCGCGCTGACCGCCGCCGCTCCCCCGGCCTCGGCCGCCGCGCCCGGCCGCGGCGCCGACTTCCCCACCGGCGCGGTGACCACCGCGGCCGGGCCGACCCTGTTCACCGACGCGGCCGGGCGCACCCTGCGGCTGCGCGGCTTCAATGTCGACAAGTACGACGAGACCACCGAGGCGGACATCCGTTCCATCGCCGCCCGCGGCTTCGACCTGATCCGGCTCGACATCACCTGGGCCCGGCTGGAGCCGCTGCCGGGCCGCTACGACGCCGCCGAGACGGCGAAGCTCCAGCGGCTGATGGACTGGGCCGACGCCGCCGGGCTGCTGGTGCTGGTGGACTTCCACCAGGACGTCTACGGTCCGGCCTTCGGCGGGGGCCAGGACGGCATCCCGGCCTGGGCGACCCGGGACGACGGGCTGCCGTTCACGCCGGACCCGGCGGACTGGTTCGCCGAGTACTTCGAGCCCTCGGTGCAGGCCGCCTTCACCCACCTCTACGACGACCCGGACCTGCGGCGGGAGCAGGCCGAGTTCTACACCCACATCGCGCTGGCGCTGCGCGGCCACCGCTCGCTGCTGGGCTTCGACCTGTTCAACGAGCCGAGCGGCCCCTTCGACGGCGATCCGACCGACCCCTCGGTGCAGGTGGCCGCGGCGGCGGCGCTGGAGTCCGGGCGGCTGGCGCTGATGTACCAGCGGCTGATCGCGGCGGTCCGCGCGGTGGACAGCCGCTCCTGGCTGTTCGTCGAGCCGACGGTACTGGTCGGCGAGGGCGTGCCGACCCGGCTGCCGGGGTTCACCGACCCGCGCCGGGGCGCCGCCCGGCTCGGCTACGCGCCGCACTTCTACGACACGGCGGTGGAGGACGGCGCCGACTGGGACCCGTCCGACGGCTTCATCCAGGCGTACACGGCGGCGATCACCGGCTACCCCCGGGCGCACCGGATGCCGGTGCTGGTCGGCGAGTGGGGCCCGCCGAACGCGGACACGCCCGGCAACACCGAGCTGGTGCGGGCGCAGGTGGACGCCATGGCGGGCTTCGCCGCCGGGTGGACCATGTGGTACTGGGGCGAGGGCACCGGCGGCTACACCCCGCTCGGCCCGGACGGGCAGCCGCATCCGGGCGACGCCCCGGTGTTCGGCCCGTACGCCTCGGCCGTGGCCGGGCTGCCGGTGGCGGAGTCCTTCGACCCGGCCGACGGCGACTACCGGCTGAGCTACACCGTCGGCCGGGGCGGCAGCACCCGGATCGTGCTCTCCGGCAGCGCCTACCCGCACGGGGCGCGGGTCTCGGTCTCCGGCGCGCGCGGGGCGCCGCCGCTGGTCCTGCAGCCCCGGGGCGCGACGGCGGGCGTCGCCCTGGTCACCGTGCCGGGCGCGCGGGCGGGCACGAGGGTCACCGTGACCGTCGTGCCCGCCTGA